In one Brevibacterium sp. CBA3109 genomic region, the following are encoded:
- a CDS encoding tetratricopeptide repeat protein, producing MDPSQDNTQPSQGLDLSAVRSRNLPHEEQNGGPGQAGGGAADPNAVPVPALVFDVDEASFNDVVAISDRVPVVIDLWAQRSEESKQLSPIVARLVESFGGRLVLARVDVDANPRLQQAFGVESIPNVIAIVKGQPVPLFQSALPEPQVKAYFDELLKLAGENGVTGHAVVAGAEPEPAGPAHPDAEEALSRGDFDTAESLFKAALAAAPADEEAKFGLARAGLGRRLIDADPQQLIATADANPKDAEAAKAAADAEIVGGNPGSAFNRLISLIRVSAGDEKEALRLRVLELFEVLSADDPAVTKARTALMRALF from the coding sequence ATGGATCCCTCGCAGGACAACACGCAGCCCAGCCAAGGACTCGACCTGTCCGCGGTGCGCAGCAGAAACCTGCCACATGAGGAACAGAACGGTGGACCGGGACAGGCTGGTGGGGGCGCGGCGGACCCGAATGCGGTCCCAGTTCCGGCCCTGGTCTTCGACGTCGACGAAGCCAGCTTCAACGACGTCGTCGCGATCTCCGACCGCGTGCCCGTTGTCATCGACCTGTGGGCGCAGCGGAGTGAGGAGAGCAAACAGCTCTCACCGATCGTCGCGCGCCTCGTCGAATCCTTCGGCGGCCGACTTGTCCTGGCACGAGTGGACGTCGACGCCAATCCGCGACTGCAGCAGGCTTTCGGCGTCGAGTCGATCCCGAACGTCATCGCTATCGTCAAGGGCCAGCCCGTACCTCTGTTCCAGAGTGCACTGCCCGAACCGCAGGTGAAGGCCTACTTCGATGAGCTGCTCAAGCTCGCTGGTGAGAACGGTGTGACCGGTCATGCCGTGGTTGCCGGAGCCGAGCCGGAACCGGCAGGTCCTGCTCACCCAGACGCCGAGGAGGCGTTGAGCCGAGGAGACTTCGACACCGCCGAATCCCTGTTCAAGGCCGCCCTGGCCGCCGCGCCGGCGGATGAGGAAGCGAAATTCGGTCTGGCCAGAGCCGGACTGGGACGTCGCCTCATCGACGCCGATCCGCAGCAGCTCATTGCCACCGCCGATGCGAACCCGAAGGACGCCGAGGCGGCCAAGGCGGCCGCCGATGCGGAGATCGTCGGAGGCAACCCGGGCAGTGCCTTCAACCGCCTGATCTCACTGATCCGCGTCAGCGCAGGCGATGAGAAGGAAGCGCTGCGACTGCGGGTTCTCGAACTCTTCGAAGTTCTCAGTGCGGATGATCCGGCCGTGACCAAGGCACGCACAGCATTGATGAGGGCCTTGTTCTGA
- the orn gene encoding oligoribonuclease translates to MTGLDEVRDELIEVAAVITDFDLNPLDEGIDIVIKPSAGALENMNDFVTQMHTSSGLITELDAGTTVADAQTQVLEYIKQHVPESGKAPLGGNSVGTDKVFLTKQMPELVDHLHYRIIDVSSIKELSKQWFPRAYFQSPEKHGGHRALGDILDSIVELQYYRKAVFSAEGPTSEEAKSIAAEVSSHISR, encoded by the coding sequence ATGACCGGCCTCGACGAAGTCAGGGACGAGCTCATCGAAGTGGCGGCTGTGATCACCGACTTCGACCTCAACCCCCTCGACGAGGGCATCGACATCGTCATCAAACCCTCCGCTGGGGCGCTGGAGAACATGAATGACTTCGTCACCCAGATGCATACGAGTTCCGGCCTCATCACCGAACTCGATGCGGGAACGACGGTCGCCGATGCGCAGACCCAGGTGCTCGAATACATCAAGCAGCATGTCCCGGAGTCGGGCAAAGCACCGCTGGGCGGAAACTCCGTGGGCACCGACAAGGTGTTCCTCACAAAGCAGATGCCCGAGCTTGTCGACCACCTCCACTATCGGATCATCGACGTCTCCTCGATCAAGGAACTGAGCAAGCAGTGGTTCCCCCGCGCCTATTTCCAGTCCCCGGAGAAGCACGGCGGTCACCGCGCCCTCGGCGACATCCTCGACTCGATCGTGGAACTCCAGTACTACCGCAAGGCCGTCTTCTCAGCTGAGGGACCAACGTCCGAAGAGGCGAAGTCCATCGCCGCCGAGGTGAGCTCACACATCTCCCGCTGA
- the ligA gene encoding NAD-dependent DNA ligase LigA, with protein sequence MTATHDNSDLPMSAEATTGAEATTNSDLSDATARAQAHAELVATIEAQRAAYYTDDSPLVADAEYDELVHRLEDLEEKFPELVTDSSPTQTVGGNVDTSTFDPVEHIGRMYSLDNVFDFEELRGWHDRVRAATSATSKFLCELKIDGLAVNLLYRNGELVRAATRGDGRIGEDITANVRTISDIPDRLDTDYPPAEVEIRGEVFFPLEKFTELNAALVEEGKAPFANPRNSAAGSLRQKDPAVTAERPLHMLVHGIAVWTSADDSHPEPAHQSEVYEAFRTWGLPISEYFKVLATVDEIEDFITYYGEHRHDVTHEIDGIVIKIDDIAVQETLGYTSRAPRWATAFKYPPEEVTTKLLDIQVQVGRTGRVTPFAVMEPVTVAGSTVERATLHNGYEVTRKGVLIGDTVTLRKAGDVIPEVLGPVVALRDGSEYEFVMPTHCPSCGTELGEQKAGDKDKRCPNSRSCPAQLANRIFYLASRAAFDIEALGEEAALALTAPAEPEQPPLTSEAFLFDLTAEDLADVKIWRNKKVKGVETGERELVPYFYTRATAKKPSVPSANTTKLFDELDKAKDQDLWRVLVALSIRHVGPTAARTLAAHFRTLEAIRAALLEELSAVDGIGSTIAASIRDWFSVDWHVEIIEAWAAAGVRIKDEALEAGEQTLEGLTIVATGSLSTFTRDGIKEAILGAGGKAVSSVSKKTDYVVAGENAGSKLEKAESLGVKVLDEDTFRTLLETGSLD encoded by the coding sequence ATGACCGCAACGCACGACAACTCCGACCTTCCCATGAGCGCAGAGGCCACCACGGGCGCAGAGGCCACCACGAACTCAGACCTCTCGGATGCCACCGCCCGTGCCCAGGCGCATGCAGAACTCGTGGCGACGATCGAAGCCCAGCGTGCCGCCTACTACACGGACGACTCACCACTCGTCGCCGATGCCGAATACGACGAACTCGTCCACCGGCTCGAAGACCTGGAGGAGAAGTTCCCAGAACTCGTCACCGATTCCTCGCCGACCCAGACCGTCGGCGGCAACGTCGACACGTCCACCTTCGATCCGGTCGAGCACATCGGTCGGATGTACAGCCTGGACAATGTCTTCGACTTCGAAGAGCTGAGGGGCTGGCACGACCGGGTCCGCGCGGCCACCTCGGCGACATCGAAGTTCCTGTGCGAACTCAAGATCGATGGACTCGCAGTCAACCTTCTCTACCGCAACGGCGAACTCGTTCGCGCCGCCACCCGCGGTGACGGACGCATCGGTGAGGACATCACCGCCAATGTCCGCACCATCTCCGATATCCCCGATCGGCTCGACACCGACTACCCGCCCGCGGAGGTCGAGATCCGCGGCGAAGTCTTCTTCCCGCTGGAGAAGTTCACCGAACTCAATGCCGCCCTCGTTGAGGAGGGCAAGGCCCCGTTCGCCAACCCCCGCAATTCTGCCGCCGGGTCCCTGCGCCAGAAGGACCCCGCTGTCACCGCCGAGCGCCCGCTGCACATGCTTGTCCACGGCATTGCCGTATGGACTTCCGCCGATGATTCGCATCCTGAACCTGCTCACCAGTCCGAGGTCTACGAGGCGTTCCGGACATGGGGGCTGCCCATCAGCGAATACTTCAAGGTGCTTGCCACGGTCGATGAGATCGAGGACTTCATCACCTACTACGGCGAGCATCGCCACGATGTCACCCATGAGATCGACGGCATCGTCATCAAGATCGACGACATCGCCGTTCAGGAGACCCTGGGCTACACCTCACGCGCGCCGAGGTGGGCGACGGCCTTCAAATACCCGCCCGAAGAGGTCACCACGAAGCTCCTCGACATCCAGGTCCAGGTGGGCAGGACCGGTCGAGTCACGCCCTTCGCCGTGATGGAACCGGTCACCGTCGCTGGATCCACGGTGGAGCGAGCGACCCTGCACAACGGCTACGAGGTCACCCGCAAGGGCGTGCTCATCGGCGACACGGTGACCCTGCGCAAGGCCGGCGACGTCATCCCCGAAGTCCTCGGCCCGGTTGTGGCCCTGCGCGACGGCAGTGAATACGAGTTCGTCATGCCCACTCACTGCCCCTCCTGTGGAACCGAGCTGGGGGAGCAGAAGGCCGGCGACAAGGACAAACGCTGCCCGAACTCCCGGTCATGTCCCGCACAGCTGGCCAACCGCATCTTCTACCTGGCCTCCCGCGCCGCCTTCGACATCGAAGCCCTGGGTGAAGAAGCGGCGCTGGCTCTGACCGCGCCGGCCGAGCCCGAGCAGCCGCCGCTGACCTCTGAGGCTTTCCTCTTCGATCTCACGGCCGAAGACTTGGCCGACGTGAAGATCTGGCGGAACAAGAAGGTCAAAGGGGTGGAGACAGGTGAGCGCGAACTCGTGCCCTACTTCTACACTCGCGCAACCGCGAAGAAGCCCAGTGTCCCGAGTGCCAACACGACAAAGCTCTTCGACGAACTCGACAAAGCCAAAGACCAGGACCTGTGGCGAGTACTCGTCGCACTGTCGATCAGACACGTCGGTCCGACTGCCGCACGCACCCTGGCCGCACACTTCCGCACGCTCGAAGCTATCCGGGCCGCCTTGCTGGAGGAGCTCTCAGCCGTCGACGGCATCGGATCGACGATCGCAGCGAGCATCCGCGACTGGTTCTCCGTGGACTGGCACGTCGAGATCATCGAGGCCTGGGCCGCTGCCGGGGTCCGGATAAAGGACGAGGCGCTGGAAGCCGGAGAGCAGACCCTCGAAGGCCTGACGATCGTGGCCACCGGTTCGCTGAGCACATTCACCCGTGATGGGATCAAGGAGGCGATCCTCGGCGCAGGTGGCAAGGCGGTCAGCTCCGTGTCGAAGAAGACCGACTATGTCGTGGCTGGGGAGAACGCCGGATCGAAGTTGGAGAAGGCCGAATCGCTGGGAGTCAAGGTCCTCGACGAGGATACCTTCCGCACGCTCTTGGAGACCGGCAGCCTCGACTGA
- a CDS encoding cysteine desulfurase family protein, translating to MPIYLDHAATSPMPAEVLDVYTAELSRRANPSALHAVGQAARMRIETAREDIAGSVGAATSSEVIFTSGGTEADNFALKGLYLSRNNATFQAPVRPRVLTSTIEHHAILDSVEWLESQGAEVVYLDVDEAGRLDLDAALAELRRAPERTALISIMAANNEIGTLQPIADIGAAAKELGVPFHIDAVQALGQIPLNFADLGATAMSITAHKIGGPVGIGALLLDRGAAPSPILHGGGQERGVRSGTLDVAGAVAFAKAIELATADIDARAARFSFLRDRLIAGIEDTIPSATLSGRRGGGRLPANAHFTFSGCEGDSLLFGLDARGLAASTGSACSAGVSRPSHVLLACGMEEDVARSAQRFSLGHDSTEDEVDRLLEVLPEVVEQAHQAGMVSATPRWMQGAS from the coding sequence GTGCCGATTTACCTTGACCACGCAGCCACCTCGCCGATGCCGGCAGAGGTGCTCGACGTCTACACCGCTGAGCTGAGCCGACGGGCCAATCCCTCGGCTCTGCACGCTGTGGGTCAGGCCGCGCGGATGCGCATCGAAACCGCCCGCGAGGACATCGCCGGCAGTGTCGGCGCCGCAACGTCGTCGGAGGTCATCTTCACCTCCGGCGGCACAGAAGCCGACAACTTCGCACTCAAGGGCCTCTACCTCTCCCGCAACAACGCCACTTTCCAGGCACCGGTTCGCCCGCGGGTGCTCACCTCGACGATCGAGCATCATGCGATCCTCGACTCCGTCGAATGGCTCGAGAGCCAGGGCGCAGAGGTCGTCTACCTCGACGTCGACGAAGCAGGACGCCTTGACCTCGATGCGGCCCTGGCCGAACTGCGCCGAGCTCCTGAACGCACCGCGCTCATCTCGATCATGGCCGCGAACAATGAGATCGGCACCCTCCAGCCGATCGCCGACATCGGTGCGGCGGCGAAGGAACTCGGTGTTCCCTTCCACATCGACGCGGTGCAGGCATTGGGCCAGATTCCGCTGAACTTCGCTGACCTCGGTGCGACCGCCATGTCGATCACCGCCCACAAGATCGGCGGACCCGTAGGCATCGGGGCACTGCTGCTCGACCGCGGCGCCGCCCCCTCACCGATCCTCCACGGCGGGGGACAGGAACGCGGGGTGCGTTCGGGTACGCTCGACGTGGCCGGTGCCGTGGCCTTCGCCAAGGCCATCGAACTCGCCACTGCCGACATCGACGCCCGAGCTGCCCGTTTCTCATTCCTGCGCGACCGGCTCATCGCCGGCATCGAGGACACGATACCCAGTGCCACCCTGTCCGGTCGCCGAGGTGGGGGCAGGCTTCCCGCGAATGCGCACTTCACGTTCTCCGGGTGTGAGGGCGATTCCCTTCTCTTCGGCCTCGACGCGAGAGGACTGGCGGCCTCGACAGGTTCGGCCTGCTCGGCCGGGGTCTCACGTCCCTCCCATGTGCTGCTGGCCTGCGGCATGGAGGAAGACGTCGCCAGATCAGCCCAACGATTCAGCCTCGGCCACGACTCGACCGAAGACGAAGTTGATCGTCTTCTCGAGGTTCTGCCCGAGGTCGTCGAACAAGCACACCAAGCCGGAATGGTTTCGGCCACTCCACGCTGGATGCAAGGAGCATCATGA
- a CDS encoding prolyl oligopeptidase family serine peptidase → MKEFPQDVVTAPFGTWSSPLSAAEVAAGSAPIFAAAFRSEHIYFSTKVPAENSRTGLIRTSLSHPGLKEQVLPADFNIRSSVHEYGGAAWALDPSSEVIYFVNASDQRIWQIIPGKAPHALTPDTSGRIRYGDLTMTRWGLLCVREDCRSTRRERAIVLITRHGTTNVLSRHSYFMAWPRLSPDGSTLAFIGWEHPNMPWDSTNLWLIDVRTQDTPVAAVLRGHDVSLLQPEFTSDSSLIVSSDHNGHWALYSLDFEPIDCLVRDRRAAATDSGQSSDVADELEISVLSPVLDTGGEMGGPLWQLGINWHLGDDEEIWAHSQSATASLIRARRAQTVHGGSHGSHGLLDGGVEEITPPGERFGSLELHDLSHSHVLLTAKSADSTGALYAVDRASGSFIEIAQERLDAHQDYYSRPRTRELGGVPVVIHPPHNPRFTAGDRERPPYVISIHGGPTGQATPDMSARSSYFTSRGLGVMEVNYGGSTGYGRKWRDRLRGQWGIVDVSDTLAAVDALVAEGLADPRRIAISGASSGGWTVLSALASSETFACGTSYFGVTDLMRFVVDTHDFEKHYIDGLVGPWPEAQDAYITRSPIRRTSEITVPVAIMQGDRDPIVPPSQAQEFVDTLELTGVEYIYRLYKGESHGFVRAETIIDSLESEFGFYADVFGIPRRHNHG, encoded by the coding sequence ATGAAGGAATTTCCCCAAGATGTCGTCACGGCACCTTTCGGAACCTGGTCGTCTCCGCTGAGCGCTGCGGAGGTGGCTGCGGGCTCCGCACCGATCTTCGCCGCCGCATTCCGCAGCGAGCACATCTACTTCTCGACGAAGGTCCCAGCGGAGAATTCCCGCACCGGCCTCATCCGGACGTCACTGTCGCATCCGGGGCTGAAGGAGCAGGTGCTGCCCGCGGACTTCAACATCAGATCCTCCGTACACGAATACGGGGGAGCCGCATGGGCCCTGGACCCCAGCAGCGAAGTCATCTATTTCGTCAACGCCTCCGACCAGCGGATCTGGCAGATCATTCCGGGCAAAGCTCCCCATGCGCTGACCCCGGACACATCGGGCCGCATCCGCTACGGCGACCTGACGATGACCCGCTGGGGCCTGCTGTGCGTGCGCGAAGACTGTCGGTCCACACGCAGGGAACGAGCCATCGTGCTCATCACCCGGCACGGGACGACGAATGTGCTCTCGCGCCATTCCTACTTCATGGCCTGGCCCAGACTGTCCCCGGACGGCTCCACACTGGCGTTCATCGGCTGGGAGCACCCCAATATGCCCTGGGACTCGACGAACCTGTGGCTCATCGACGTTCGCACCCAGGACACTCCTGTCGCTGCGGTCCTGCGCGGACATGATGTGTCGCTCCTGCAACCCGAATTCACCTCGGACTCCTCGCTCATTGTGAGCTCCGACCACAACGGTCACTGGGCCCTGTATTCATTGGATTTCGAACCGATCGATTGTCTGGTTCGTGACAGACGTGCTGCCGCGACGGACTCCGGGCAGTCGAGCGACGTCGCAGACGAACTCGAAATCTCGGTTCTGAGCCCGGTCCTCGACACCGGCGGCGAAATGGGTGGCCCACTCTGGCAGTTGGGAATCAATTGGCATCTGGGTGATGACGAGGAGATCTGGGCCCATTCTCAGTCCGCGACCGCCTCCTTGATCAGGGCACGGCGAGCACAGACGGTGCATGGTGGTTCCCACGGTTCGCACGGTCTGCTCGACGGCGGCGTCGAGGAGATCACCCCGCCAGGGGAGCGGTTCGGCAGCCTCGAACTCCACGACTTGAGCCACAGCCATGTTCTCCTGACCGCGAAGTCCGCGGACTCAACAGGTGCCCTGTATGCCGTGGACCGGGCCAGCGGCAGCTTCATTGAGATCGCCCAGGAACGCCTCGACGCTCATCAGGACTACTATTCTCGCCCCCGCACCCGGGAGCTCGGTGGAGTCCCCGTCGTCATTCACCCTCCGCACAACCCACGATTCACCGCCGGCGACCGCGAACGTCCGCCCTATGTGATCTCCATCCACGGCGGACCGACAGGACAGGCGACACCCGACATGTCGGCCCGGTCCAGCTACTTCACATCCCGGGGCCTCGGCGTGATGGAGGTCAACTACGGCGGCTCGACCGGATACGGCCGGAAGTGGCGTGACCGCCTGCGCGGACAGTGGGGAATCGTCGACGTCTCCGATACCCTCGCCGCGGTCGACGCTCTGGTGGCCGAGGGGCTGGCCGACCCCCGCCGCATCGCGATCTCCGGGGCCTCCTCCGGCGGGTGGACCGTGCTTTCGGCACTGGCCTCATCGGAAACCTTCGCCTGCGGGACCTCCTATTTCGGGGTCACCGACCTGATGCGCTTCGTCGTGGACACCCACGACTTTGAGAAGCACTACATCGACGGGTTGGTCGGACCGTGGCCGGAGGCACAGGACGCCTACATCACCCGGTCACCGATTCGACGGACGAGTGAGATCACCGTCCCAGTGGCCATCATGCAAGGCGATCGGGACCCGATCGTCCCGCCCAGCCAGGCGCAGGAATTCGTCGATACCCTGGAACTGACCGGAGTGGAGTACATTTACCGTCTGTACAAGGGCGAATCCCACGGATTCGTCCGAGCCGAAACCATCATCGATTCCCTGGAAAGTGAGTTCGGGTTCTATGCCGACGTCTTCGGAATCCCACGCAGGCACAACCATGGCTGA
- the mnmA gene encoding tRNA 2-thiouridine(34) synthase MnmA produces MKILVAMSGGVDSSVAAARAVDAGHEVVGVHLALSRMPGTLRTGSRGCCTIEDSRDAHRVAGMLDIPFYVWDFSERFKEDIVDDFIAEYAAGRTPNPCMRCNERIKFAALLDRALALGFDAIATGHYAEVLRDEDGLPELHRGEDLAKDQSYVLGVLSGDQLEHCYFPIGATASKAEVRAEAAERGFSVANKPDSYDICFIPDGDTKAWLADKIPMRPGLIKDAEGETLGEHDGAMTYTIGQRKGLGIQKPAADGQPRFVTGLDPASNTVTVGSRGDLGVSHLTGIRTTWAGPAPADIGTEPATAIDCEVQIRAHSDPVPARAWLGDYISEAPEHEVNPVVDEVEVPAARPAGQLMHIDVDEELSGVAPGQTMVIYRGTRVLGQATIDVTAKDRLGV; encoded by the coding sequence ATGAAAATTCTCGTCGCCATGTCCGGCGGAGTCGACTCATCAGTCGCCGCAGCACGCGCCGTCGACGCCGGCCACGAAGTCGTCGGCGTCCACCTCGCCCTGTCCCGCATGCCCGGAACCCTGCGCACGGGGTCACGCGGCTGCTGCACCATCGAAGACTCCCGGGACGCCCACCGTGTTGCCGGGATGCTCGACATCCCGTTCTACGTGTGGGACTTCTCCGAACGGTTCAAAGAGGACATCGTCGATGACTTCATCGCCGAATACGCGGCCGGACGCACACCCAACCCGTGTATGCGCTGCAATGAGCGCATCAAGTTCGCGGCACTCCTCGACCGTGCCCTGGCACTTGGCTTCGATGCCATCGCCACAGGCCATTACGCCGAGGTGCTGCGCGACGAAGACGGATTGCCGGAACTCCACCGCGGCGAGGATCTCGCGAAGGACCAGTCCTACGTCCTCGGCGTGCTCTCCGGCGATCAGCTCGAGCACTGCTACTTCCCGATCGGTGCTACCGCGTCGAAGGCAGAAGTTCGCGCCGAGGCGGCTGAGCGCGGTTTCTCCGTAGCCAACAAGCCCGATTCCTACGACATCTGCTTCATCCCCGATGGCGACACGAAGGCGTGGCTGGCGGACAAGATCCCCATGCGCCCGGGCCTCATCAAGGACGCCGAGGGGGAAACCCTGGGCGAACACGACGGTGCGATGACCTACACCATCGGCCAGCGCAAGGGCCTGGGCATCCAGAAGCCCGCAGCCGATGGTCAGCCGCGCTTCGTCACCGGCCTCGACCCGGCCTCCAATACAGTCACGGTGGGCTCCCGCGGGGATCTCGGGGTCTCCCACCTGACCGGCATTCGAACCACCTGGGCCGGTCCCGCACCGGCCGACATCGGCACCGAACCGGCTACCGCAATCGACTGCGAGGTGCAGATCCGGGCCCACAGCGACCCGGTTCCGGCCAGGGCCTGGCTGGGTGACTACATCAGTGAGGCACCCGAGCACGAGGTGAACCCGGTCGTCGACGAGGTCGAGGTACCGGCAGCCCGGCCTGCCGGACAGCTCATGCACATCGATGTCGACGAGGAACTCTCCGGCGTCGCACCCGGTCAGACCATGGTCATCTACCGCGGAACCCGGGTTCTTGGCCAGGCCACCATCGATGTGACAGCCAAGGACCGCCTCGGCGTCTGA